In Streptococcus mitis, the DNA window CTATGTCCGTATCAACGCTGAAGCTGAAAATGACCCTAGCTTGGATGAAGAAGCACGCGAATGGTTCCGTAAACTTGAAAATGGAGACGAGGAAGCTCTCGCTCTTTGGCAATGGTTCCGTGATGAAAGTTTAGTGGAATTTAACCGCCTTTACAATGAACTGAAGGTTGAATTTGACAGCTACAACGGAGAAGCCTTCTACAACGATAAGATGGATGCAGTTGTAGACATTCTTTCTGAAAAAGGACTACTTGTTGAATCAGAAGGTGCCCAAGTTGTGAATCTTGAGAAATATGGAATTGAACATCCAGCCCTTATCAAGAAATCTGATGGTGCAACTCTCTATATCACACGTGACTTGGCTGCAGCCCTTTACCGTAAAAACGAATACCAATTCGCCAAATCTATCTACGTCGTTGGTCAAGAGCAATCCGCCCACTTTAAACAACTCAAGGCTGTCTTACAAGAGATGGGCTACGACTGGAGTGACGACATCACTCACGTTCCTTTTGGTTTGGTTACAAAAGAAGGGAAAAAACTTTCTACTCGTAAAGGAAATGTTATCTTGCTAGAGCCTACAGTTGCAGAGGCTGTTAGTCGCGCTAAGGCCCAAATCGAAGCTAAAAATCCTGAACTTGAAAATAAAAACCAAGTAGCACATGCTGTTGGAGTTGGAGCCATTAAATTCTATGACCTCAAGACCGACCGTACAAATGGATACGACTTCGACTTAGAGGCTATGGTATCCTTCGAGGGTGAAACTGGACCTTACGTTCAATACGCTTACGCTCGTATCCAATCTATCTTGCGCAAAGCAGACTTCAAACCAGAAACAACTGGCAACTATAGCTTGAATGATGCTGAAAGCTGGGAAATCATCAAACTCATCCAAGACTTCCCACGTATTATCAACCGTGCTGCGGATAACTTTGAGCCTTCTATCATTGCTAAATTTGCAATTAGCCTGGCTCAAGCCTTTAACAAATACTATGCACATACGCGCATCTTGGATGAAAGCTCAGAACGCGACAGCCGTCTAGCCCTTAGCTATGCAACAGCAGTCGTTCTCAAAGAAGCCCTTCGCTTGCTTGGAGTAGAAGCGCCAGAGAAGATGTAAATCGCCAAAGTTACTTGATTGCGGAGCAATCTAAGTAACTAACGCCAAATCCTATTCGGACTTTGGCTAGGCGCTTCACTAGTTTTAGGACATAAATATGATCGATTTATGTCCTAAAACGTCGTAACCTTAAAGTTATTGGAACTAAAGCTCCTAATTGCTAGACGCTTATATGCGGACTAGCTAACTGCTTCACTAATTCACCTAACCAAATAATATCGATTTGGTTAGGCTCATGTCGTAATCTTTTAATCACTTTATTGTAAAGTAGTCTAAGTAACGAATGCCAAATCCTATCAGGTATTTGGCTAGGTGCTTCACTAGTTTTAAGACATAAATATGATCGATTTATGTCCTAAAACGTCGTAATCTTAAATTTATTGGAACTAAAGTTCCTAATTGTTAAACGCTAGCCGCTTATATGCGGACTAGCTAACTGCTTCACTAGTCATAGCCCCTAAATATAATCGATTTAGGAGCCATGACGTCGTAACTATGGTGATTTGGTTAGGCGCCTCACTAATTCAATCTACTCACTACTACTTCTTTATCATACAGGGAGATATCCTATGAGCCAATATGCTTATATCCTCGTTGTGATTAGCTTGGTTTTCCTTTTTCTGCTTAATAAGTACGAGAAGGAGAGACTGCAAAAACTCTACCAAGAACAACTTTTAAAGGATGAAACATTTAGGTCTGACATCAAAGAGAAAATTCACACGACTGAAAACATCAATGATGTCATTGCTTACATCAATAAAACTTATCATCTAGGAATGTTGCTATCAAAAGACATTACAGATCAATTGAAATAATCAAAAACCGAGAAGAAAGCTTCTCGGTTTTTTTAGGGCATAATTTTTATCTTCCAACTATAGCAAATAACATTTATATTAAAAATTTTGTAGGTAATTTTCATCTCTGCTATAGAGGGGGATATAATAAGTTCTTTCTTCTAATGATTGAAAGATTGGTTTCAGCTTAACTTTCCAATTCATACAAATCTGCGATAATAGCTGCGACACGTTTGATATCTCCCAGCATACCTCGCATTTCAAAATCAGCCAATACAGGGAAGCCAAAACGTTGACTATATTGCTTGGCTGTCAGGCAGTATTGGTTATTAAAGTTACGATTTCCTGAACCAACCACACCAAAACACTTACTAGCATTGTCACCATAGGCGATAAAATCTCCCACTGGTGTCGTCAAAATCTCGACATCTCCGTTATCCACGCCATTCCCACCTTCTAGGTAAGTCGGCAAAAAAGCAACATAGGGATGGTCCATTTCATAGAAATCTTGGCCTTCTTTGACCAAATCCTTGATATGAATCTTTTGAACCTCAATTCCCTCGTACTGGGACAAGAGATAGTCTTTCAAGCGCGTCACAAAACTCTCCGTATTTCCGCTCAGACTGATGTAGACCAAGGAAACTTTTTTCATGTTCTCCTCCTTTTTTTAAATCATAAAAAATAACTACCAAGATTGTATCTTGATAGTTATGCTTTGTCAACTCTTAGGCAAGTTCTTCCTCTTCTTGAGTTTCTGTCAATTCTTTTTGCTGACGCCACATTTTATAGAAGACAATTGCTAGGAAGATAACATTGAGTACGATCCCAAAAATAGCAGAACCTTTGGCACCAAGCTCCGCTCCCATACGGATGTTAGGGTCTGTAAAAAGTAAAACCGCATCCTGAACGCCGATAAAGTTGTAGATAGAACCAACGATGGCAACGAAGACATAAGCAAGATAAGTGTAGTTAGCCAATTGGATGTTTTTACGAACAAGGAAAACCAAAGACACAACCACCAGAATAACAGATAAAACAACCAAGAGAATGTTGAAGATAGAATGACCATGCTCCGATACCTTAATGGTGTAAGCAACGAGCTCCTTAGCATAAGTAGCATTAACACCTGATGCTGATGTTTCTAGATTGTTCATACCCTCCGCAGTAGGTACTGGAGATATGATTCCAAATAGTGACATTGCTGAGAGTAAGGCTGAAAAAATCAGTAATACCCATAGATAGATTGGTTTCTTTTTCATAATAGAACCTCCTGATATTATTATCGATATTATAGCACTTTTTGTAAAGGGATACAAATATTATAGTGTGGTTTCCACCTGTTTTCGGTAGGCTTTTGGCGATTTTCCGCACAATTTTCGGAACACTTTATAGAAATATCCAACATTACTGTAACCAACAGCATAACAAATATCTTCAATACTGTCACTAGTTGAAAGCAAGAGCTGCTGGGCAGCCTTAATGCGTTGTTTATTTAGTAACTCTGCGAAGGTCGAATTGGTTTCACGCTTAATCAACTGTCCCAGATAAACAGGATTGATAAAGAGATCCTTACTGATATCCTTGAGAGAAAGTTCTTTCTGATAATCACGCCCAATGACTTCTAGCACACTAACCACATTTTCATTCATCCGATATTGTCCAAAGAATCGAGTCAGAGTTTCCTTGATATAAGGAACCAATTCATCGAAGGTTTGAATAGCATGAATCGTTTTGACAATATCCGTCAAATCATCAGCCTTGAGATGTTCAAATAAATGAAAGACATCCATAACAAACTGGATAAAAAGCTGTTTGGTAATCGGAACACGCGGTGTATTTTCAAGAACCACCTTCTCCAAGAGATTTAACTCTTCTACGATTTGATTGAGATTTCCCTGAATGATAACCCTATAAATCGGTTCGTAATAGGCAAAGAGACTCTCAGACTGTTTTAGATTTACAGAACCGTAAAAGAGGGCTTTCTCAGCATTCAGCTTCCAGCGTTCAAAGTGTTCTTGATAAGGGGCTTCAAAGGGTGTAACGACTAAACCATCTAGGGGTTGGTCAGAAATGAAAATCTGCCAGTCTTGACCCAAGACATAGTAGGGAATGGTGAAGGAACCTTGTTTTTCCTTGGATAGGCCTATCCACCAATTCTCCTTATCCCCTAAATAACTAACAAATCCAGCCTCATCTAAATCTTGACTGAGGGTCTGACTTTTCTTTCCTCTCTCGCCAAGCTGATCTGCAATCTTTTCCAGCAGATTTCCCAGCTCTACCTTATCAACAGGTTTGACCAGATAGTCCACCACACTAAGGTTCATTGCTCTTTTTACATAATCAAACTCCTGATAACCTGAGAGCAGGATATAGGCAGCATCTGGTAAGATTTCTTTCATCTCCCGAATCATATCAAGCCCTGTTTTGTCGGGCATATTGACATCGGAAATGATCACATCTACTGGATTTTCCTGCACATATTCTAGGGCTTCATCGGCATGACTGGCTGTTGCGACGACCTCCATATCCCACTTATCAAAGGGAATCAAACGCTTCAGACCTTCTGCCACCATGTACTCATCATCTACTAATAATACTTTATACATTTTCTCCCTTTCTACTCATCTTGAATTGTAATACGATACTGAACACCTGCTTGTTCTGCAGACTCTATAGTAATGGCATAGCGATCCCCAAAATAGAGCACAAAACGCTCATGGACATTGACAATCCCGATAGACTGCTTTTGTTCACTATAACTGGCTTGGTGTTCAAAATGTCTCTGCCTTAACTTTTCTCGGATATCGACCAGCTTTTCAGTCGACATTCCACGGCCATTATCTACCACCAAAATTTCTACAAAACCAGCCTGTTTAAGCGCCTTGATGCTAATCACATTATCTGTCCGTCTGTGGTCAACACCATGCGCGAAATAATTTTCTACTAGCGGTTGCAAGGTAAACTTGGGAATCTTCATATTCTCTAACTCTGGATCTATCTTGAAACCATAGGCAATGGACTTGGGATAGCGAACCATGCAGAGATAGCTGTATTTACGGCAAAATTCTAATTCCTGTTTGAGGAGTGTTTCTCTTTCGTCGGAAATATTGTTACGCAACAGGCTACTGAACTCATAAATGATATCTGCCAACTCATCTTGACTTTGCATAACTGCATACATGCGCAAGAACTCCAGAGTATTGTACATGAAGTGAGGGTTGATTTGCGCCTGCAAGGCCCGCATATTGGCATCTTTTTGACTAAGCTCTAACTGATAAATATCATGTATATTCTTTTCTAATCGATCCAACATATCATTGGTCGTCTCCGCGATTAGGAGCAATTCCTGATCCTTTTCAAGCGTATCAATGCGAAGACCTTCTTGTCCTTGGGCAATAGCATGGATGGAATCCACCAAATCCACTACCTGCTTTTGATAATTGGCAAAGGTCTGCCTCAAAGTCAGATAGAGAATGACAATAAAGAGAAGACTCAAGCCCACAATCAAAGCAGAGCTGGCAACTGTTCCTTGTAATACAAAGTTTTTAGGAACTGCCACCTGAACCTGATATCCATGAGAAGTCATACCAACAAACCAGTTCTCATGCTCCCTATTGACCCTCTCACCAATATGAAAAATCTCCGTATCAAAAGGCGATGTCACAGTCACAGCCATCGGGATATGACCTCGAGTATTGTCAATGGCATGATATAAAACTTCTGGATCCAAGGAGATGTATATCACTCCTATAGATTGATCCGTTGCCGGGTCTAGAACAGGTATCCCAAAGCTATTGGCCTCCGGTTTAAAAGCCTCAGCAGGCAAGACATGCCCACTTCTTTTATCCCTTGTTGACACGTAAACATCTTTGAAATCCTGTAAGACGATTGCAACACCCGTTATATAGTCATTTTGTACATAAAGATCATCGATATTTTCATACAGCGAAATAGAAATTGAAGAAGCCGCTTGATGCTCCAACAGCCAATAAAAATACTCAGATGTTGATAGACTAAAGTACTTATAAACCCCTTGTATACGGTCTTGATTGGCTACTAAATCTTGCGCCAGTTGGGCTGACTCCCGATAATAATACTCCACCTCATCGACTGTTCGAGTGGTTACACGCTGGGCCACTCTTTGAGCTTCCTTTTCCCGTGAATCCCAATCAGCGTATGAGAGTAAGATTGCAAAACTTGCAATAATAATGATCATAACTGAACTGTAGGTTCGCAGAAGCGTATGTAGCCAAAACTGCTTCATTCTATTTTGTCGCCAATTTTTCATGGATACTTTCATAGACCGGTTCCAACATATCACTGATAAAGAAATGCCACATCCCAATTCCTACAAAGAAGAGAAGAGCAGGCATATAGTAACCAATTGCCACAAGTAGCACAGTTCCAAGAAGAACCTTAGCCACAGCTGCTAGACTCATAAAGATGCCAATCAAGGATAGTTTGAGACTATTTCGATAGGACAAGTCAAAATAAACTTGTAATTTCAAAGATACTGTATAAGCCAAAAAGATCAGGGCAACTACTAGGACATTCAAAAAGGTCGCAATCAAATGAATAATAGTCTGATGAGGCAATTGCACCAAGAGATACAGGCCATAGACCAAAACCAAATCCACTCCTAAAAAGCTATAGAAAATCAGGTTGCTTGAGACGAAATTTTGCTTATAAAGAGACCACGCCTCCTTCAAACTGTATTCCCGAAAGCTATAACCATGTTCTGCATATAGGCTCATCAAGGTGGCACTAGCCGGCGCTAGACCAAGGATAATCCCTCCTGCTAAAGTTAATAGCCAAAAGAAGGCTGTCGCAATCATCCCTAAAAAGAAACGATTAAAGACAAAGTCTAAAAATCTCCCCATGATATCCTCCTAAAAATAACTATGAAACTATTATATCATATTTCAAGCGTTTTCAAAAACATAGACTATCCATTTACAATCCCACCAAACCATGGTAAAATGAGAATTGTGAAAAAATTATCAGGAGACAATTCATGAAGAAATCTATCTTAACTACACTGCTTTTTGCAGTTCTTTACTTCCTCTCCATGGGGATTGGTGTCCTTTTGGGCAATTTCTTTGACCAAGCTGGAAACATGTTTTATGCGCCTGCCTTTACTGCCCTTGTCGGCGGTAGCGTCTATATGATCCTAGTCGCAAAAGTTCCGCGCTTTGGAGCCATTACCACTATCGGCCTTGTCATCGCCCTCTTTTTCTTGGGAACTAAACACGGTGCCGGTGCCTTCCTTCCTGGAATTATCTGTGGCCTGCTAGCAGATGCAGTAGCTAACCTCGGAAAATACAAGGACCAAACTAAGAATTTCCTTTCTTTCATACTCTTTGCCTTTAGCACATCAGGACCAATTCTAATCATGTGGATTGCACCCAAAGCCTATATGGCTACCCTCCTAGCAAGAGGAAAATCCCAAGAATATATCGACCGTATCATGGTTGCGCCAAACCCTGGAACCATCCTTCTATTTATCGCAAGTATTGTCATCGGAGCCCTAGTGGGTGCCTTGATTGGACAAGCATTGAGTAAAAAATTGGCACAGAAAATCTGATTACTAAAAAAGAGCCACACGGCTCTTTTTTATTTATGGCTCAATTTCTTGGTCAAGAAATCTCCCAAGAATTGGATTGCAAAGATAATCAAAATGATAATGATGGTTGCCAAGATAGTCACATCATGATTGTAGCGGTTAAATCCATAAGCGATGGCCACGTTACCGATACCACCAGCTCCAACCGCACCGGCCATGGCTGTTTCCCCAACAAGGGAAATCAAGGTCACAGTCGTCACACGGATCAAATCTGGAAGACCTTCTAGTAAGCCTGATTTTCCTAGGTTAAAATTTTTTACCCGAAAAACTTCTTTTTTCTAGTGATAAAATCAACCCTATCACACTCACTACCAAAAACACCCACCAACAAAGCCTGATATCTTGTAAAGCTAAGAAGGAAAATACAGATATCCCCAAGGGTAATGTTAGGGAAAAAATCATACTCAAGAGATTATTACTTCTAGCTAATACATCCGCACTCAAATTAGACAATAACAGAGCATCTAATTTAGGCATTGATTTCGACATCAAATACATGACAAAGGCTAAGCAGGCAATACCTACTAGAGGAGAAAAATCTAAAATATTAGCAGTAGCAAGCAAGACAAACAGAATTGCATTGAGTGATAACAAGCTTGAAAAAGACCATTTCCCAAAATAATCATGGGGAGTTAAGCTACCAAGAATAGCTCCTCCCAAGCTAACACATTCAATTAAAAATAGGGCTTGAGCATAACTGAGATGATAGATAGTATGGTCTAATAAGTAAAAGTGATAAATACCTCCAACAGCTCCTCCCAAAGTATTCATTACCAAAATGACAAGGATTATTTTAAGCAATGATTTACTTTCTCTCTGCCTAAAGATATCATCCATGTCCGCATAGATTGCCTTAACTTGTTGAAGTAAACTAATCGACTCATTCTCTACCGTTACAGACAAATACGTCAATTCTCTTCTATTTTTGAACAAAATAAGAGAAGATAGTAAAAAGAAGCCAGCATTCACAATTGCAACAAAAGAAAAATTTTGGTGGCTTGTTGTGAGTAACCACACTCCTAAGGCTTGACCTCCTAGATTTGATAAATAGGAAACAAACTGAGTAAAGGAATAAGCTTCATAGAGCTTATCTTCCGAAATATTATGCTGGATAATCGGCATACGAAGGCCTGCTGTATAATCTGATAAAATATCCGAACAGATATTAACCATACAGATAAAAGCAAACGTTACGAAGTTCTGGTCATGAATCACACTAGCAATCAAAAGAAATAGTAGACTTTGCACACAACCAACCCAGATAATTGTCCCTGCTTTATTCCGAGTATGATCAGCCTTAATCCCAACATAAAAAGTAAATAGGAAAGGTAAAATCGTAATCATGTTAGCCATAAATACTGCTATATTTTTAAAGGGTAGACTCGCAGCATAAACGATAAATACCAGATTATAAATATAAGCTCCACTTGAGCTCAAAAACCTTGATAAGGTAAGTATCCTAAATAAATGGTGGTTTAAGAACAGTTTCATAACAGGCCTTTCTCACATTTCAAAGAGTATTTCATTGAAACCAGTCTAACAAAAAAAGCGGGACTCCCCACTTTTTTGTAATATATTTTTTCTGCAAATAGAAACTCTAGAGCCTAGAAACTACTAATTATCAATCCACCTACAAGCCTATTTATTTTTCGTCAATCGATGTAATGAGAATATATTACAAATCTTCATTTGAGAGCTGATTTGCAAAATAGTTTTCATAATATCTTGCACCATCTACATATTCTAAATCTTGTAAGATTGCAATGCCTCTCTGGATTTTTTCAAGACCCTTATTTTTTACATTAAAAATAGTATCATAATACCCTTTAGCAATCATATAAATGATTTTAAGATAAGCTTGAGATTCTGGCAATTCTCGTTTTTCAATCTGAAAAACAAAATAGTCTGCTTTTAATTTATCCTTTTCCTCTATCGCTTTAAAGAGTCCATTAATTAAAATGGTGTCAATACCAACTTTGTTACTAGGTAAAGAGCCTAATAAATCTGTCTTTTGTAACATCTCCCTAGAATATTTAAAATAGAGGGGCAGAGGAAACAAAGTAGAAATAGTTGAAAATAGTTCTAATTCATAATTTCCCCAGATATCAATAGTAAAAAAATAGTCATAGAGAAAAGTCAGTTCTTCATCCGTTGCCCTTATTTCTGAAGCAAAAAACACAAGAAGGCTTTTGATACGAATCATTTGTAAAAGATAGCTCTTTTCACCACTTAATCTATACTTTTGAGTCGTCTCTTCATACAAGGAGTGTAGAGAATCAATCCCTTCTCTATCATATAGTTCCCAGAGATTTTCTTGAAAAGCCAAAATCTTTTTCTGAGAAAAACCACGTACCAAGTACATAAATTCATTCAAATCAGAGTGGATATTATCTAAGGCAGCAATCAATTTCATAGATGATAAGTCTGCTTCTCCACGCTCAAATTTGCTTAGCATGGAATAAGTAAACTCTCCTCCCGTCGCCTCCTGTAGAGATACATTCCGACTCTTTCTCAATTCTTTAAAAACTTCTCCCAGATTTTGCATATTGACTCCCCACAATTCTTAACTCTCTTACTCTTAAAAGTAACGGTTGATAGCAGCTAGTACAGAGAATTTTAAGTCTTGACTATAACGACAACTCCTATGAATTGATGTACAGATGGCCTAGCTCTTTTTTATTTATGGCTCAATTTCTTAGTCAAGAAATCTCCCAAGAATTGGATTGCAAAGATAATCAAAATGATAACGATGGTTGCCAAGATGGTCACATCGTGATTGTAGCGGTTAAATCCATAAGCAATGGCTACGTTACCAATACCACCTGCTCCAACCGCACCCGCCATGGCTGTTTCACCGACTAGTGAAATCAAGGTTACAGTCGTCACACGGATCAAATCTGGAAGACCTTCGGATAGGTAAACTCCTACGATGTCCCAGAAGGTCGCTCCACTAGCTTGAGCTGCCTCAATGACACCACCATCTAGCTCAGCCAATACCACCTGTACTTGACGGGCAAAGAAGGCAAAGACTGCAAAAGATAGCGGTACGATAGCCGCATTTGGACCAATGCTTGTCCCTACAATTAGATGGGAGAAGGGTGACAAGACTGCCAAGAGAATGATAAATGGTACCGCACGGAAAATAGAGGTAATCTTATCTAAAATCCAGAAAACGACCTTATTTTCCAAGACACCACCTGGCGCTGTCAAAACAAGGAAAAGACCTGCCACTAGCCCCAAGAACCCTCCGATGATGAAAGAAAGAACTGTCATATAGAGGGTTAGATAGATGGCTGTCCCCCAGCCTGCTTGACCAGCCCAGCCCATTTTATAGACATTTGGCAAATAGGTTTGAATCAATGATTCCATCTTACTGTCCTCCCTTCAATACTTTTAGCTGCACGCCAGCCTGACGAATGGCTTCTTGGGCACCTGCTAGCGCTGCTTTTTCACCTGACAAGACCACCACCAATTCTCCAACAGGAGTACCATCGAGGATTTCGATATTCCCATAGAGGATATT includes these proteins:
- a CDS encoding Rgg/GadR/MutR family transcriptional regulator, with amino-acid sequence MLSKFERGEADLSSMKLIAALDNIHSDLNEFMYLVRGFSQKKILAFQENLWELYDREGIDSLHSLYEETTQKYRLSGEKSYLLQMIRIKSLLVFFASEIRATDEELTFLYDYFFTIDIWGNYELELFSTISTLFPLPLYFKYSREMLQKTDLLGSLPSNKVGIDTILINGLFKAIEEKDKLKADYFVFQIEKRELPESQAYLKIIYMIAKGYYDTIFNVKNKGLEKIQRGIAILQDLEYVDGARYYENYFANQLSNEDL
- the argS gene encoding arginine--tRNA ligase, translating into MNTKELIASELASVIDSLDQEAILNLLETPKNSEMGDIAFPAFSLAKVERKAPQMIAAELAEKINSQAFEKVVATGPYVNFFLDKNAISAQVLQTVITQKEHYADQTIGKQENVVIDMSSPNIAKPFSIGHLRSTVIGDSLSHIFQKIGYQTVKVNHLGDWGKQFGMLIVAYKKWGDEEAVKAHPIDELLKLYVRINAEAENDPSLDEEAREWFRKLENGDEEALALWQWFRDESLVEFNRLYNELKVEFDSYNGEAFYNDKMDAVVDILSEKGLLVESEGAQVVNLEKYGIEHPALIKKSDGATLYITRDLAAALYRKNEYQFAKSIYVVGQEQSAHFKQLKAVLQEMGYDWSDDITHVPFGLVTKEGKKLSTRKGNVILLEPTVAEAVSRAKAQIEAKNPELENKNQVAHAVGVGAIKFYDLKTDRTNGYDFDLEAMVSFEGETGPYVQYAYARIQSILRKADFKPETTGNYSLNDAESWEIIKLIQDFPRIINRAADNFEPSIIAKFAISLAQAFNKYYAHTRILDESSERDSRLALSYATAVVLKEALRLLGVEAPEKM
- a CDS encoding methionine ABC transporter permease, which codes for MESLIQTYLPNVYKMGWAGQAGWGTAIYLTLYMTVLSFIIGGFLGLVAGLFLVLTAPGGVLENKVVFWILDKITSIFRAVPFIILLAVLSPFSHLIVGTSIGPNAAIVPLSFAVFAFFARQVQVVLAELDGGVIEAAQASGATFWDIVGVYLSEGLPDLIRVTTVTLISLVGETAMAGAVGAGGIGNVAIAYGFNRYNHDVTILATIVIILIIFAIQFLGDFLTKKLSHK
- a CDS encoding sensor histidine kinase, with amino-acid sequence MKNWRQNRMKQFWLHTLLRTYSSVMIIIIASFAILLSYADWDSREKEAQRVAQRVTTRTVDEVEYYYRESAQLAQDLVANQDRIQGVYKYFSLSTSEYFYWLLEHQAASSISISLYENIDDLYVQNDYITGVAIVLQDFKDVYVSTRDKRSGHVLPAEAFKPEANSFGIPVLDPATDQSIGVIYISLDPEVLYHAIDNTRGHIPMAVTVTSPFDTEIFHIGERVNREHENWFVGMTSHGYQVQVAVPKNFVLQGTVASSALIVGLSLLFIVILYLTLRQTFANYQKQVVDLVDSIHAIAQGQEGLRIDTLEKDQELLLIAETTNDMLDRLEKNIHDIYQLELSQKDANMRALQAQINPHFMYNTLEFLRMYAVMQSQDELADIIYEFSSLLRNNISDERETLLKQELEFCRKYSYLCMVRYPKSIAYGFKIDPELENMKIPKFTLQPLVENYFAHGVDHRRTDNVISIKALKQAGFVEILVVDNGRGMSTEKLVDIREKLRQRHFEHQASYSEQKQSIGIVNVHERFVLYFGDRYAITIESAEQAGVQYRITIQDE
- a CDS encoding response regulator transcription factor, whose product is MYKVLLVDDEYMVAEGLKRLIPFDKWDMEVVATASHADEALEYVQENPVDVIISDVNMPDKTGLDMIREMKEILPDAAYILLSGYQEFDYVKRAMNLSVVDYLVKPVDKVELGNLLEKIADQLGERGKKSQTLSQDLDEAGFVSYLGDKENWWIGLSKEKQGSFTIPYYVLGQDWQIFISDQPLDGLVVTPFEAPYQEHFERWKLNAEKALFYGSVNLKQSESLFAYYEPIYRVIIQGNLNQIVEELNLLEKVVLENTPRVPITKQLFIQFVMDVFHLFEHLKADDLTDIVKTIHAIQTFDELVPYIKETLTRFFGQYRMNENVVSVLEVIGRDYQKELSLKDISKDLFINPVYLGQLIKRETNSTFAELLNKQRIKAAQQLLLSTSDSIEDICYAVGYSNVGYFYKVFRKLCGKSPKAYRKQVETTL
- a CDS encoding transporter, which encodes MKLFLNHHLFRILTLSRFLSSSGAYIYNLVFIVYAASLPFKNIAVFMANMITILPFLFTFYVGIKADHTRNKAGTIIWVGCVQSLLFLLIASVIHDQNFVTFAFICMVNICSDILSDYTAGLRMPIIQHNISEDKLYEAYSFTQFVSYLSNLGGQALGVWLLTTSHQNFSFVAIVNAGFFLLSSLILFKNRRELTYLSVTVENESISLLQQVKAIYADMDDIFRQRESKSLLKIILVILVMNTLGGAVGGIYHFYLLDHTIYHLSYAQALFLIECVSLGGAILGSLTPHDYFGKWSFSSLLSLNAILFVLLATANILDFSPLVGIACLAFVMYLMSKSMPKLDALLLSNLSADVLARSNNLLSMIFSLTLPLGISVFSFLALQDIRLCWWVFLVVSVIGLILSLEKRSFSGKKF
- a CDS encoding YesL family protein translates to MGRFLDFVFNRFFLGMIATAFFWLLTLAGGIILGLAPASATLMSLYAEHGYSFREYSLKEAWSLYKQNFVSSNLIFYSFLGVDLVLVYGLYLLVQLPHQTIIHLIATFLNVLVVALIFLAYTVSLKLQVYFDLSYRNSLKLSLIGIFMSLAAVAKVLLGTVLLVAIGYYMPALLFFVGIGMWHFFISDMLEPVYESIHEKLATK
- a CDS encoding MptD family putative ECF transporter S component codes for the protein MKKSILTTLLFAVLYFLSMGIGVLLGNFFDQAGNMFYAPAFTALVGGSVYMILVAKVPRFGAITTIGLVIALFFLGTKHGAGAFLPGIICGLLADAVANLGKYKDQTKNFLSFILFAFSTSGPILIMWIAPKAYMATLLARGKSQEYIDRIMVAPNPGTILLFIASIVIGALVGALIGQALSKKLAQKI
- the nrdI gene encoding class Ib ribonucleoside-diphosphate reductase assembly flavoprotein NrdI, yielding MKKVSLVYISLSGNTESFVTRLKDYLLSQYEGIEVQKIHIKDLVKEGQDFYEMDHPYVAFLPTYLEGGNGVDNGDVEILTTPVGDFIAYGDNASKCFGVVGSGNRNFNNQYCLTAKQYSQRFGFPVLADFEMRGMLGDIKRVAAIIADLYELES